The following are encoded together in the Dyella terrae genome:
- the kbl gene encoding glycine C-acetyltransferase — protein MSYPGQSRFASELESIREQGLFKAERIITSPQSAKIRLDSGKEVLNFCANNYLGLADHPEVIQAAKDALDTHGFGMASVRFICGTQDLHKELEKKIADFFGTEDTILYAACFDANGGLFEPLLGEEDAVISDALNHASIIDGIRLCKAKRFRYANCDMADLEKQLQAADAAGARTKLITTDGAFSMDGFIAPLDQITALAEKYNALVHIDECHCTGFLGETGRGSAEVNGVLNKINIITGTLGKALGGALGGFTTGPREVIEMLRQRSRPYLFSNSLPPHVVAAGIKVFDMLSTAGDLRDQVKENTRYFREQMTKAGFDIKPGVHPIVPVMIYDAKKAQAMATELLDEGIYVTGFFYPVVPQGQARIRTQMSAAHTREHLDQAIAAFTKVGKKLGVI, from the coding sequence ATGAGCTACCCCGGCCAGTCGCGCTTCGCCAGCGAACTCGAATCGATCCGTGAGCAGGGCCTGTTCAAGGCCGAGCGCATCATTACCTCACCGCAGTCGGCGAAGATCCGCCTCGACAGCGGTAAGGAAGTGCTCAACTTCTGCGCCAACAACTACCTCGGACTGGCCGATCACCCCGAAGTGATCCAGGCCGCGAAGGACGCGCTGGACACCCACGGCTTCGGCATGGCTTCGGTACGCTTCATCTGCGGCACGCAGGATTTGCACAAGGAGCTGGAGAAGAAGATCGCTGATTTCTTCGGCACCGAAGACACCATCCTTTACGCCGCCTGCTTCGACGCCAATGGCGGCCTGTTCGAGCCGCTGCTCGGCGAAGAAGATGCCGTCATTTCCGACGCGCTCAACCACGCGTCCATCATCGACGGCATCCGCCTGTGCAAAGCCAAGCGCTTCCGTTACGCCAACTGCGATATGGCCGACCTGGAGAAGCAGCTACAGGCTGCCGACGCCGCTGGCGCACGCACCAAGCTGATCACCACCGATGGCGCGTTCTCGATGGATGGCTTCATCGCACCGCTTGATCAGATCACCGCGCTAGCCGAGAAGTACAACGCGCTCGTACACATCGACGAATGCCATTGCACCGGTTTCCTCGGCGAGACCGGCCGCGGCTCCGCTGAAGTCAACGGCGTACTGAACAAGATCAACATCATCACCGGTACGCTGGGCAAGGCACTCGGTGGTGCGCTGGGCGGCTTCACCACCGGTCCTCGCGAAGTGATCGAAATGCTGCGCCAGCGTTCGCGCCCGTACCTGTTCTCCAACTCGCTGCCGCCGCACGTGGTCGCCGCCGGCATCAAGGTGTTCGACATGCTGTCCACCGCGGGCGACCTGCGCGATCAGGTCAAGGAGAACACGCGCTACTTCCGCGAGCAGATGACCAAGGCGGGCTTCGACATCAAGCCGGGCGTGCATCCCATCGTGCCGGTCATGATCTACGACGCCAAGAAGGCACAGGCCATGGCGACCGAATTGCTCGACGAAGGCATCTACGTCACCGGCTTCTTCTACCCTGTCGTGCCGCAGGGTCAGGCCCGTATTCGCACGCAGATGAGTGCAGCGCACACGCGCGAGCATCTCGACCAAGCCATTGCCGCCTTCACCAAGGTGGGCAAGAAGCTCGGCGTGATCTAA
- a CDS encoding OmpA family protein produces the protein MKRKGLYILIALALGGAGAVHAQDNTAAGSSTVPTTTPTYDDRWYIAPTVGGYYNDTDRNTNSRQFYYGIGFGRFFSPNFSLDFFGDRTKRTVDASAGGGRWANNTYGVAARYYFLDWTAWRPYLLGGVMGSQHINNFDHGFDPAAEVGVGVSKTITDSSDFRVEGGYRYDWDDKTQPNKNGYGDWFLGFSIVSRIGAPPAPPAPPPPPPAPDCSKQFRNGVNLCDNKCPDLPEGTIVGPDGCPQKVVIDLRGVNFKFDRPKKGEKDIAKSLAEPTKDSLAVLDQAVDTLQRYPNVHVTVAGYTDSVGKDAYNQSLSERRAKIVYDYLTTHGIDASRLEGPIGHGKNDPIDTNDTDAGRARNRRTELQVQQ, from the coding sequence ATGAAACGTAAGGGCTTGTACATCCTGATTGCCCTAGCGCTGGGCGGCGCAGGCGCCGTTCACGCACAGGACAATACTGCCGCTGGCAGCAGCACCGTTCCGACCACAACGCCGACCTACGACGATCGCTGGTACATCGCACCGACTGTCGGTGGGTATTACAACGATACCGATCGCAACACGAATAGCCGTCAGTTCTATTACGGCATCGGTTTCGGCCGCTTCTTCTCACCCAACTTCTCGCTGGATTTCTTCGGTGACCGCACCAAGCGCACCGTTGACGCATCTGCTGGCGGTGGTCGTTGGGCGAACAACACCTACGGCGTGGCCGCCCGCTATTACTTCCTCGACTGGACGGCATGGCGCCCGTACCTGTTGGGTGGCGTGATGGGCAGCCAGCACATCAACAACTTCGACCACGGCTTCGACCCGGCCGCGGAAGTGGGCGTGGGTGTGTCCAAGACCATCACCGACAGTTCCGACTTCCGCGTGGAAGGCGGCTATCGTTACGACTGGGACGACAAGACCCAGCCGAACAAGAACGGTTACGGCGACTGGTTCTTGGGCTTCAGCATCGTGTCGCGCATCGGTGCACCGCCCGCACCGCCGGCTCCGCCGCCGCCGCCGCCGGCTCCGGACTGCTCCAAGCAGTTCCGCAACGGCGTGAACCTGTGCGACAACAAGTGCCCGGATCTGCCGGAAGGCACGATCGTTGGTCCGGATGGCTGCCCGCAGAAGGTCGTGATCGATCTGCGTGGCGTCAACTTCAAGTTCGATCGTCCGAAGAAGGGCGAGAAGGACATCGCGAAGTCGTTGGCCGAACCGACCAAGGATTCGCTGGCCGTGCTCGACCAGGCGGTCGACACCTTGCAGCGTTATCCGAACGTGCACGTGACCGTTGCCGGCTACACCGACTCGGTCGGCAAGGACGCGTACAACCAGAGCCTGTCGGAGCGTCGTGCGAAGATCGTGTACGACTACCTGACCACGCACGGTATTGACGCCAGTCGCTTGGAAGGTCCGATCGGTCACGGCAAGAACGATCCGATCGATACCAACGACACGGATGCTGGTCGCGCACGCAATCGTCGTACGGAGTTGCAGGTACAGCAGTAA
- a CDS encoding pseudouridine synthase: MRSSRSSSRASASSVPRHGLARVLSKMGVCSRSQAEKAIREGRVRVDGKPVLDPERPTDPERQRILLDDEPVAASKRVYIALNKPRGLVVSAADERGRDTVYDLLKDAGLPWLGPVGRLDKASEGLLLLSNDSVWAAGLTEPKHHVDKTYHVQVNAVPDQALLDRLIEGVVEEGERLAARRAIVLRQGEKNAWLEIVLDEGRNRHIRRLLAAHGIDVLRLVRVAIGPLMLGELPKGQWRHLSAEEIRLLGATAL; the protein is encoded by the coding sequence ATGCGTTCGTCCCGATCCTCATCGCGAGCTTCAGCATCATCGGTGCCGCGCCACGGTCTTGCACGGGTACTCAGCAAGATGGGTGTGTGTTCGCGTAGTCAAGCGGAGAAGGCAATACGCGAGGGAAGAGTGCGGGTGGACGGCAAGCCGGTGCTTGATCCCGAACGTCCCACCGATCCGGAGCGGCAGCGAATCCTGCTCGACGACGAGCCGGTGGCTGCGAGCAAGCGTGTCTATATCGCGCTAAACAAGCCGCGCGGCCTCGTGGTGAGCGCTGCCGATGAGCGCGGGCGCGACACGGTCTACGACCTGTTGAAGGACGCTGGTTTGCCATGGCTAGGGCCGGTGGGGCGGCTCGACAAGGCCAGCGAGGGCTTGCTGCTGTTGAGCAATGACAGTGTGTGGGCCGCAGGCCTCACCGAGCCTAAGCATCACGTGGACAAGACGTATCACGTGCAGGTCAATGCTGTCCCCGATCAAGCGCTGCTTGATCGCCTGATCGAAGGCGTGGTGGAAGAGGGTGAGCGATTGGCCGCCCGGCGCGCGATAGTGCTGCGCCAAGGTGAAAAGAATGCGTGGTTGGAGATTGTGTTGGACGAAGGGCGCAACCGGCATATTCGGCGGCTGCTGGCCGCACACGGCATTGACGTGCTGCGCCTCGTGCGTGTCGCGATCGGCCCGTTGATGTTGGGGGAGCTGCCCAAGGGGCAATGGCGGCATTTGTCGGCAGAGGAAATTCGCTTGCTCGGTGCCACTGCGCTCTAA
- a CDS encoding OmpA family protein — MNRKGLYFLIALALGGVGAAHAQDSTAGATTPSYDDRWYIAPTVGGYYNDTDRNTNSRQVYYGLGFGRFINSYTSLDLFFDRTKRTVDGGNSQRWANNNVGVAARFYYGDWNAWRPYALVGVMGSYHMNPGDKGWAPAAELGGGISKTITDSTDFRVEGGYRYDWDDKSQPSKNGYGDWFLGFSIVSRFGEPAAAPAPAPVAPVAPDCSKQFRNGVNLCDNKCPDLPEGTIVGPDGCPQKVVIDLRGVNFKFDRPKKGETDIKKALAEPTADSVAILDQAVDTLQRYPQVKVTVAGYTDSVGKDVYNQDLSERRAAIVFKYLTAHGITADRLVGPIGHGKNDPIGSNDTDAGRAQNRRTELQVQQ, encoded by the coding sequence ATGAATCGTAAGGGATTGTATTTCCTGATCGCTCTGGCCCTGGGCGGCGTGGGTGCGGCACACGCGCAAGACAGCACCGCTGGTGCTACCACGCCGAGCTATGATGACCGTTGGTACATCGCTCCGACCGTGGGCGGTTACTACAACGACACCGATCGCAACACCAACAGCCGTCAGGTCTATTACGGCCTGGGCTTTGGTCGCTTCATTAACTCGTACACCTCGCTCGATCTGTTCTTCGATCGCACCAAGCGTACGGTTGATGGTGGCAACAGCCAGCGTTGGGCAAACAACAACGTCGGCGTGGCCGCTCGCTTCTACTACGGCGACTGGAACGCATGGCGTCCGTACGCTCTCGTGGGCGTGATGGGCAGCTACCACATGAACCCGGGTGACAAGGGTTGGGCGCCGGCTGCCGAACTCGGCGGCGGTATCTCCAAGACCATCACCGACAGCACCGATTTCCGTGTTGAAGGTGGCTACCGTTACGACTGGGACGACAAGAGCCAGCCGTCGAAGAACGGCTACGGCGACTGGTTCCTGGGCTTCAGCATCGTGTCCCGCTTCGGCGAGCCGGCTGCTGCTCCGGCCCCGGCTCCGGTGGCTCCGGTTGCTCCGGACTGCTCCAAGCAGTTCCGCAACGGCGTGAACCTGTGCGACAACAAGTGCCCGGATCTGCCGGAAGGCACGATCGTCGGTCCGGACGGCTGCCCGCAGAAGGTCGTGATCGACCTGCGCGGCGTCAACTTCAAGTTCGACCGTCCGAAGAAGGGCGAGACGGACATCAAGAAGGCGCTGGCTGAGCCGACCGCTGACTCGGTTGCCATCCTCGACCAGGCTGTCGACACCCTGCAGCGTTACCCGCAGGTCAAGGTCACGGTTGCCGGCTACACCGACTCGGTCGGTAAGGACGTCTACAACCAGGATCTGTCGGAGCGTCGCGCTGCGATCGTCTTCAAGTACCTGACTGCGCACGGCATCACGGCTGACCGTCTGGTTGGTCCGATCGGTCACGGCAAGAACGACCCGATCGGCTCCAACGACACGGACGCTGGCCGCGCCCAGAACCGTCGTACGGAACTCCAGGTCCAGCAGTAA